The segment ATCTGTATTGTGAAATCCCATATGGAACAATGCACGCGCGTAACCCCAAAATCATCACGTTCGCGCAGGCACTTGGGAGATCACCTGCCAGTATCGCTATGAAGTTGGTCAATTTTGCTTCATTAGATCCATTTCATCAGGCACGTGGCATTAAGGGGCTTCAAGGTACAAGTCAAGCCGACCGTGAAATCTGGACAGAATTTCATTCCGACTGGGAAAAACTAGCCACCGAAAGCGAATCTTTGCGCCTACAAACTCTTGGGGAAATTGAAGTAGCCGAAACAACGCCGCAACGTCAATCAAGATTGAGTCAAACTGAAATTCAAGCGCCAAGCTTGCCGTATTCCGGCCCAACTGAAAAAGTCCAATCTGTGAAAGTTCGACTGGCTCAAAACTTCTTTCGCCGGACGGTATTGGGGTCGTATGGTACGCGCTGCTGTATCTCCGGAATTTCGTTACCGGAGCTTCTGATTGCCAGCCACATTTTACCTTGGAACCGATTTCCTGATTTTCGGACCAACCCCCACAATGGTCTGTGTTTGTCTCGACTTCACGATGGTGCTTTTGATCGCGGATTGATCACACTTGATGAAGACCATCGAGTGGTTTTGAGTCAGTACCTCAAAGACGCACTTCCCAACAAAGCGTTAGAGCTGAATTTTGTTGCATTTGAAGGTGTTCCGATTCGACTGCCTGAGAAATTCCAACCTGAACCGAACTTTCTCAAACAGCACCGGGAAGAGATTTTTCTTGGATAAGTGAAACCCCGAGTTTTAGAGTAGGTTCTTGACCTCTTTTAATGGTTATTCAACTTGTAGAAAAGCAGAGGTAAAGACACCTTCTTGGGTTAAATTGCAAATCGTCTCGCGAATTACTTCAGGAGTCAGCTTTTCCACAACAATCATATCTGGTGTGCAAAAATAGAGACCAGCCGCACATTCTCCAGTCCTTTTATTTTTGTCAAAGAGTGATTGTAAGTTTTTTAGGGTAAAGAAGGTGGCAACATACCGTGTCCCATTTTGGAATTGGACTTCTACGTCCACATTATCGTCATCTGGATCAAGTTTTTGTTCTCCGGTAAAAATAATTGTTT is part of the Acidobacteriota bacterium genome and harbors:
- a CDS encoding HNH endonuclease, with protein sequence MNLYCEIPYGTMHARNPKIITFAQALGRSPASIAMKLVNFASLDPFHQARGIKGLQGTSQADREIWTEFHSDWEKLATESESLRLQTLGEIEVAETTPQRQSRLSQTEIQAPSLPYSGPTEKVQSVKVRLAQNFFRRTVLGSYGTRCCISGISLPELLIASHILPWNRFPDFRTNPHNGLCLSRLHDGAFDRGLITLDEDHRVVLSQYLKDALPNKALELNFVAFEGVPIRLPEKFQPEPNFLKQHREEIFLG